The Humulus lupulus chromosome 4, drHumLupu1.1, whole genome shotgun sequence genome has a window encoding:
- the LOC133832170 gene encoding uncharacterized protein LOC133832170, whose product MIHNFQFKTKRSEPREYLVTCVDDNCNWLLRASKFRKTETFKIRKYVKTHTCSLDIIMEDHRQANCNVIGELIKSKYMSIKRVHTPHDIINDMLDDFGVSMGYQKAWRAKEKALELARGNQDDSYQKLPIYLHMLKVSNPGTITHLVTDNTDHFKYMYLAFANSIKGWKHCRPVIVIDGTYLKTSFEGTLFTASTMDANNNIFPLAFGIGDSKNDSSWLWFFTKLKETYGEREGMAIISDRHKSIENAIDDVYPKAFHGACIFHLLNNIKVNFGVHGEDLNLNFVKAAKAYRVQSFEHYMHEIDKIDTRIRPYLQKIGYSTWSRCHAPTRRYTMMTSNIAESINAALKAARTLPITTMMEGLRSLVQKWVWKNCNEANGTFTQVTTDTETVLRENFIRAIKFQVFLVNTILYQVVVEQKGNFLVNLMEKTCECKRFQQDEIPCAHAIAVITKTWLKTYDYVADYYKTTTMKATYDSTVHPLPNESEWTLPETLNIIVLPPKSRKPPGRPRRKRIRSRGEPKVQIKCGRCTQQGHNRKTCRNEPIPKLRNSTKSKKIDK is encoded by the exons ATGATCCACAACTTCcaattcaagacaaaaagatctGAACCAAGAGAGTACCTGGTAACCTGTGTGGATgacaattgtaactggttacttagagcTTCAAAGTTCAGGAAAACAGAAACATTTAAAATCAGAAAGTATGTAAAAACTCACACCTGCTCCTTGGATATCATTATGGAAGACCACAGGCAGGCTAATTGCAATGTCATTGGGGaactaataaaatcaaaatacatGTCAATAAAGAGAGTACACACACCACACGACATAATCAACGACATGCTAGATGATTTTGGTGTTTCAATGGGGTACCAAAAAGCCTGGAGAGCCAAAGAAAAAGCTTTAGAATTGGCAAGGGGAAACCAAGATGATTCATACCAAAAACTTCCCATCTACCTTCACATGCTAAAAGTCtcgaacccaggtacaattacacACCTGGTTACAGACAATACAGATCACTTCAAATATATGTACCTAGCATTTGCAAATTCCATCAAAGGATGGAAACACTGTAGGCCAGTCATTGTGATAGATGGAACTTACTTGAAGACATCATTTGAGGGaactttattcactgcttcaacaaTGGATGCTAACAACAACATATTCCCATTAGCCTTTGGAATAGGAGACTCTAAAAATGATTCATCATGGTTATGGTTTTTCACAAAGCTAAAGGAGACATATGGAGAAAGAGAag GTATGGCAATCATTTcagacaggcataaaagcatagAAAATGCTATAGACGATGTATACCCAAAAGCTTTCCATGGAGCATGCATATTCCACCTGTTAAACAACATCAAAGTCAATTTTGGTGTCCATGGGGAGGACCTAAACCTAAACTTTGTCAAAGCAGCAAAGGCATACAGGGTACAATCATTTGAGCACTACATGCATGAAATAGACAAGATTGACACACGCATAAGACCGTATTTACAAAAAATTGGATATTCAACTTGGTCTAGATGCCATGCTCCAACAAGAAGATATACAATGATGACATCAAATATAGCTGAATCAATAAATGCTGCATTGAAAGCTGCAAGAACGCTGCCAATCACTACAATGATGGAGGGCCTTCGAAGTTTAGTTCAAAAATGGGTATGGAAAAATTGTAACGAAGCAAACGGAACATTCACACAAGTAACAACAGATACTGAAACTGTGCTTAGAGAAAACTTTATTCGTGCCATTAAATTTCAG GTCTTCCTAGTAAACACTATACTGTACCAAGTTGTGGTTGAACAGAAAGGAAATTTTTTGGTCAACCTAATGGAGAAAACATGTGAATGCAAAAGATTCCAACAAGACGAAATACCGTGTGCACATGCAATAGCAGTTATCACCAAAACATGGCTGAAAACATATGATTATGTTGCTGATTACTACAAAACTACAACTATGAAAGCAACATATGACTCAACTGTTCATCCATTGCCAAATGAAAGCGAATGGACACTGCCAGAGACTTTAAACATAATTGTCCTACCACCAAAATCAAGAAAACCACCAGGCCGCCCTAGAAGGAAAAGAATCAGATCTAGAGGAGAACCAAAAGTGCAAATAAAATGTGGAAGATGCACGCAGCAAGGGCATAATAGAAAAACATGCAGGAATGAACCAATCCCAAAGTTGCGAAACTCAACAAAGTCAAAGAAAATAGACAAATAA
- the LOC133830430 gene encoding protein EDS1L-like yields MMANEKPEALVARNEELIKRAYSEAMKAHKSKEKFLRKPSAEVIIYSFPGSWSVTGWYGDKSTFGEKEIDLQLFPSMRSFCNDKNAQVNEAFESRLKSILEKLERKVQKDAEEKKQIVFTGHSSGGPIAVLATIWLLEKARKQNINISTPPLCVTFGSPLVGNHIFAHALRRQNWSNHFIHFVTRFDIVPRVFLAPRPTNIQHFETILKSLSGRSKVPDQLAQDYFEEVMRNVLTLTSHVACKLMENTNLLLETLTSFIELSPYRPFGVYAFSDGPKKLVTLDNSNAVLQLLFYSCQPSVETEVSDIAKRSLEDHHTYETQLQTCHKDYNSGGAMKSDTYQMDTINKAADVFELSTSGRLCLMAAGELEEQKKRNLKTVEEKYIEMEKTLKDIESYKTNCELHKLGYYDSFKHQKSQKDFNANVKRLVIAGIWDEILEMLKGYKLPDEFEGQEKWIARGTRHRRLVEPLDIANFYRHLKNEDTGSYMAGGRPKRYKFPQRWYEHDKQMGEGDSGESCFWAEVEELCNNGNKDEKDKKIQEQKVDKAKKIQERVLQWKKDGVIGNDVFLRNSTFVKWWDSLPLQIKANGIEPLVHG; encoded by the exons ATGATGGCTAATGAAAAGCCTGAAGCTTTGGTGGCCCGGAATGAAGAGCTCATCAAGAGAGCTTACTCTGAGGCCATGAAGgctcataagtcaaaagagaaattcCTGAGAAAACCTAGTGCTGAAGTTATTATTTACAGCTTTCCGGGATCTTGGTCCGTCACAGGTTGGTATGGCGACAAAAGTACATTTGGAGAAAAGGAAATTGATCTTCAACTTTTCCCTTCAATGAGAAGTTTTTGCAACGACAAAAATGCACAAGTGAATGAAGCTTTTGAGAGTAGACTCAAGTCAATATTGGAGAAGCTTGAACGAAAG GTACAAAAGGATGCAGAAGAGAAGAAGCAAATAGTATTTACAGGGCATTCTTCAGGGGGTCCAATTGCTGTTCTAGCCACAATCTGGTTGTTGGAAAAAGCTAGAAAACAAAACATCAATATCTCAACTCCTCCACTCTGTGTCACTTTTGGATCTCCTCTAGTAGGAAACCATATCTTTGCTCATGCTCTCCGGAGACAGAATTGGTCCAACCACTTCATCCATTTCGTTACGAGATTCGACATTGTCCCTCGAGTCTTTCTTGCTCCTCGTCCGACCAACATACAACATTTTGAAACAATCCTCAAATCCTTGAGTGGACGATCAAAAGTACCAGACCAATTGGCTCAAGATTACTTCGAGGAAGTGATGAGGAATGTGTTGACTCTTACAAGCCACGTTGCTTGTAAGCTCATGGAAAACACAAATCTGCTGCTGGAAACTTTGACGAGCTTCATCGAGCTAAGTCCTTACAGACCTTTTGGGGTTTATGCCTTCTCCGATGGGCCAAAAAAGCTTGTCACTTTGGACAACTCCAACGCTGTTTTGCAGCTCTTGTTTTACTCTTGTCAGCCGAGTGTGGAGACTGAAGTTTCGGATATTGCCAAAAGAAGCTTGGAAGATCATCATACCTACGAAACTCAACTGCAAACCTGTCATAAAGACTACAACTCAGGTGGCGCAATGAAATCAGATACTTACCAGATGGATACGATAAACAAGGCTGCGGATGTCTTTGAACTG AGTACAAGCGGCAGATTGTGCCTGATGGCGGCAGGAGAGTTAGAGGAGCAAAAGAAGAGAAACCTAAAAACAGTTGAAGAAAAGTACATAGAAATGGAAAAGACATTGAAAGATATAGAGAGTTACAAGACCAATTGTGAGCTTCACAAACTTGGATACTATGATTCCTTCAAGCACCAAAAGAGCCAAAAGGACTTCAATGCCAATGTCAAGAGGCTGGTTATAGCAGGCATCTGGGATGAGATTCTTGAAATGTTGAAAGGGTACAAACTCCCCGACGAATTCGAGGGCCAAGAAAAGTGGATAGCGCGAGGAACTCGGCACCGCCGCCTTGTCGAGCCACTAGACATAGCCAACTTCTACAGACACCTCAAGAATGAAGACACTGGATCGTACATGGCAGGAGGCAGACCCAAACGTTACAAGTTCCCTCAACGATGGTACGAGCATGATAAACAGATGGGAGAAGGTGATAGTGGGGAGTCCTGCTTTTGGGCAGAGGTGGAGGAGCTCTGTAACAATGGAAACAAGGATGAGAAAGATAAGAAGATTCAAGAACAGAAGGTTGATAAAGCTAAGAAGATTCAAGAACGGGTTTTACAGTGGAAGAAAGATGGTGTTATAGGAAACGATGTGTTCTTACGTAATTCCACCTTTGTTAAGTGGTGGGACTCCCTTCCTTTGCAAATCAAGGCAAATGGCATTGAGCCCCTCGTCCATGGTTGA